A stretch of Lactuca sativa cultivar Salinas chromosome 6, Lsat_Salinas_v11, whole genome shotgun sequence DNA encodes these proteins:
- the LOC111880429 gene encoding trihelix transcription factor PTL — MEEQYGITDLTHYMNGRVFTAVPQPPSQPQQPPHDLHYDMVMMGGGGGGGGMMFRSDSTTGTGSTTASLSAGGGGLEMEIGGGLEMEIGGGSGGGNGRWPRQETLTLLEVRSRLDSKFKEANQKGPLWDEVSRIMSDEHGYQRSGKKCREKFENLYKYYKKTKEGKAGRQDGKHYRFFRQLEALYGETTISISPNLNPNPNPTSFSDPHNFNVETSAFQGHQHPNNSSFQEPFQTDHSRLCDDSPSLSNNSSAFDTSSSGYSNPNTAMPSFMENKDYGDRATNKKRLGKRSWKTKIKDFIDSQMRKIMEKQEEWMEKMMKSIEQKEEERVLREEQWRKEEAARFEKEHKFWANERAWMESRDHALMEALHKLTDKESCHKSSPDEQNLQDHHHGKIETAVNLSSWDENEITRLIQLRTSMESRFEQGAYMQELLWEEIATKMACLGYSRNGVTCKTKWDSINDFLMRTKKRKENTRSSNSYSHHNNESLSHTIHHQVGSYRHNNERLVASNDQPNDGNYRFVMGDPENIWDGYGMKVNKGEDH, encoded by the exons ATGGAGGAACAGTACGGGATAACGGATCTGACTCACTACATGAACGGAAGAGTCTTCACCGCcgtccctcagccaccatctcaGCCTCAGCAGCCTCCTCATGATCTTCACTATGATATGGtgatgatgggtggtggtgggggtggtggtggGATGATGTTTCGATCAGATTCCACCACCGGTACAGGCTCAACCACTGCTAGTCTTAGCGCTGGTGGTGGTGGTTTAGAGATGGAAATTGGCGGCGGTTTAGAGATGGAaattggtggtggtagtggtggtggaaaTGGTAGGTGGCCAAGGCAAGAAACTCTAACACTTCTGGAAGTCAGATCAAGGCTTGATTCTAAGTTCAAAGAAGCTAATCAGAAAGGTCCTTTGTGGGATGAAGTTTCAag gATAATGTCCGACGAACATGGGTATCAACGAAGTGGGAAAAAATGCAGAGAGAAGTTTGAGAACTTGTACAAGTATTACAAGAAGACTAAAGAAGGCAAAGCTGGAAGACAAGATGGGAAACATTACAGGTTTTTTCGACAACTAGAAGCTCTTTATGGCGAAACCACCATTAGTATTAGTCCTAATCTGAATCCTAACCCTAACCCGACATCCTTTTCGGATCCTCATAACTTTAATGTCGAAACGAGTGCTTTTCAAGGTCATCAACACCCAAATAATAGTAGTTTTCAAGAACCCTTTCAAACCGATCATTCCAGGTTGTGTGACGATAGTCCTAGCCTCTCTAACAATTCTTCTGCTTTCGACACTTCTTCATCGGGCTACAGCAATCCAAACACAGCCATGCCTTCGTTCATGGAAAACAAGGATTATGGAGATAGGGCAACTAACAAGAAAAGGCTTGGAAAAAGGAGTTGGAAGACAAAGATCAAGGACTTCATTGATTCCCAAATGAGGAAAATCATGGAGAAACAAGAGGAATggatggagaagatgatgaagtctATTGAACAGAAGGAAGAAGAAAGGGTTTTACGAGAGGAACAATGGAGGAAAGAAGAAGCTGCTAGGTTCGAAAAAGAGCACAAGTTTTGGGCCAACGAACGAGCATGGATGGAGTCCCGAGATCATGCTTTAATGGAGGCTTTACACAAGTTAACCGATAAAGAATCATGTCATAAGTCTTCTCCCGATGAACAAAACCTACAAGATCATCACCATGGGAAGATTGAAACCGCTGTAAACCTCTCGAGTTGGGATGAAAATGAGATCACAAGGTTAATACAGCTACGAACAAGTATGGAAAGTAGGTTCGAACAAGGTGCGTATATGCAAGAGCTTCTTTGGGAGGAAATCGCAACAAAAATGGCGTGTTTGGGTTACAGCAGGAATGGCGTAACATGCAAGACGAAGTGGGATAGCATAAATGACTTCTTAATGAGAACCAAAAAGAGAAAAGAGAATACAAGAAGTTCCAACTCGTATAGTCATCATAATAACGAATCTCTTTCTCACACCATTCATCATCAGGTCGGAAGCTATCGTCACAACAATGAACGACTGGTTGCATCCAACGATCAACCGAATGATGGTAATTACAGGTTTGTGATGGGTGATCCTGAGAATATCTGGGATGGATATGGCATGAAGGTCAACAAGGGTGAAGATCATTAG